The following coding sequences lie in one Homalodisca vitripennis isolate AUS2020 unplaced genomic scaffold, UT_GWSS_2.1 ScUCBcl_2454;HRSCAF=7240, whole genome shotgun sequence genomic window:
- the LOC124372066 gene encoding LOW QUALITY PROTEIN: ribonuclease H2 subunit C-like (The sequence of the model RefSeq protein was modified relative to this genomic sequence to represent the inferred CDS: inserted 2 bases in 1 codon) has product MNGVVHIQNSESIQEISEKSVHYIPCKIHVDGSAKVSQYFLSSTNKDGELEASFRGHPLKGKIVELPKGYKGLILEETIQXVSEDQERTLHVTKTFSELTYWNWDKVPTKNDMFLAAMDWIDIADALHSPVDEV; this is encoded by the exons atgaatgggGTAGTCCATATACAAAATTCTGAATCTATACAGGAGATTTCTGAGAAATCAGTTCACTATATTCCTTGTAAAATTCACGTGGATGGAAGTGCTAAAGTTTCCCAgtattttttgtcttcaacaaaTAAAGATG GTGAACTTGAGGCATCATTTCGAGGTCATCCATTAAAAGGTAAAATTGTAGAACTTCCAAAAGGATATAAAGGCTTAATATTAGAAGAAACAATACA CGTTAGTGAGGATCAAGAAAGAACACTTCATGTGACAAAAACTTTCAGTGAACTTACCTACTGGAATTGGGATAAAGTGCCTACAAAAAATGATATGTTTTTAGCTGCAATGGACTGGATAGATATAGCTGATGCT